From the genome of Solanum pennellii chromosome 6, SPENNV200:
tataagttttaaaaaaaataaattattgcaTCGAGGTGTATAATGAAATATACAATTCATGTAAAGTATTATAATTCTAACAAACATATAAAATACTataagtatataattaattatttcgaAGTTGATATTTTGTTTAGTCtatattaattgaaatgtctttttcGTTTAATTGACTAAAGAAAGGAAATTATgtactttttgaaatatttctacatatataaagtattaatatgctataattaaaatatttcttgaaattttgaaatagtaattttatattaaataagtaTAAGGATATAGTACCATCGCAATACGCGAAGTttagaaaaatcataaaatattaaatattgcCTTATATGTTGGATCTTATTAgaacaattttataaatttaaaaatttagacaGTTTGATCCACGGGTATTGATTCGAAGCTCAAcggagaaagaaaaataattatctaaatTATTGTAAGATTTTGTATGTACGATTATTCTAAAATATGTtgataaattcataatattacttatcaaaataagaagaagaaatttatttaGATTATCATGGTCATATATCTTGTGAGTTGTGAACATTATTAATTAgacataatatttaaatgcgctttttaacttgacttcattttatatttacatttttcaacTTTAGTGTATATAAGTAGGCATtttaacttgtataaaatttactaaattgaCTCACTAGTCCTACTTGACATAATaattgtcatgtaggacatgtgtgtttatatattcaattttatataaatttaaatgtgtatttgtgcAGATCCAAAATTGAAGGACATGTATGTAATCTGATGCCTAGTTAAAGAATATATTAtctctgtccctatttagttgtccactttagaaaTGATATACGTATTAAGATAGCAATAATTAACATAgtaaagttataattttacccttattaattatggattcaaaattaatgaattaaaacttggaaatttttaaaaagtttaaatgaaggtataatagaaaaatattttttgtcctttcttaattttttaaaatgaacaagtaaataggaaaaaactacaaaagaaaatatagacAAATAAATAGGAACAGAGAAAGTATTTATCTATTATACCTATTAATTGCAACTTTATAATAGCTCGCGAAGACGGATAATATgtaaaaatagttcaaaataacTTGGGGAGGAATTAAGGAGTTTCAATCATTAACTTCAACGCAGTTCAACAATTCAAAGTTAAAAAGGTTGGGAGAATCTGATGCTATATTAGTTACtgcatatttattttcatggAAATCTTTTGACCACCAACTTTTTTCAAAGACACATATTCCCgttcctttatttttaaaaaaattaatttattattcgATATCGtattagaattaaattaaatttaaatttatattttagaatattttattattagaaataacattttcaataatttttttatatttttaaaatttaaactcaaaattttttaattaagagtCCTATGCCTTACTTTGCTTCTTATAGAAACGATATCGAACTCCGCCCAAAAGAAGCTAATAAACTTTGACAGACCaatgaataaattattactatatgataaaagtaaataatttattatactaaattattatatgaacaatctcatcatctaaaaagttctttttaaaaaataaagtgctAACACGTATCAATCTTTATTTTGTTCTATTTACGCCAAGCCTGAactttattagtttattttcttatataatcaTCGAAGTGTTTTAATTCTCAAAAGTAATTTTTCTTAATCTATGCAGTgattaatatatgattttttttcaaagtgaaaaagatattttatatttgtgcaATATATAATTCTGTCCTTTTATCCTTTAATTTGGTTTGGTACTTTCATATTTATGCACTTTAATTTTGAGCgtgtacaaatatatatttgaaatttgtataaagttgaacaagcaGACATCTATGTGACATAGTACGCGTTCGAACGCATAGGACATAATTATCGGATGTCAAATGCCACAAATGACGCATGTATTTATTTGCTCAACTTCATACAAATATAAGCGTTTTATGtacattcaaaattaaaaaatatagataattaattgagaacatatttatatattaattaaatattcttAGCTTTCAAACTCAAATCAAATAACTATTATCCAAATATCTAAATCAACAACCATAAAAACCATTGCTTCCGTTCTTAAAGACCATTTTGACGTAAAATGTGATCTTAGGAATGATTATTTGTCTTCGTCTTTTCAGTGCAAGAAAGAggcatataattttattttatttgttaattgcGTTGAAATGAAAGGTTAAGCACCTCTATGGCTCCAAGAATTTTTGGGCTGAACTCGAGAGAAGTGGTGTTTGATCATATATCTGTATTTcaagtttttaaatattaaaaaaaatagtatttaaattaagttttaatatttgaaaattttaaaaataacctcaaatttttataagtactcattatttattaatttcgaCTAATATTTGTTACTAACTTTTTCGAATAAGTTTGAGATCTAATTTGagtgataaaatttaaaaaggaaaaatttgtatttaatgGCTTATAATTATAACTGAATTTGTGATAAGTTTGAGTTTTCGATTAATGTATTGACTTGcctacatttttattattgttgattatTAGCAATTATATTATAAGGTTATTTATTAACGAAATATATTcattacaaaatataatataaatctttaaaaattatggatataaatcatatttttttaaaattgtcaaACATTCTTGCAAATGTGGCCAAATAAAtggtaaaactcactcaaatatGATTTGCCAAGAATATCTGAGAACTTGGGATCAAATGCTAACTAatatttcttgatttcttcattttttgtttgattaagTTTACCtaatataaattgaataaattgaaACTTAAAATGAATATCGAATATCTAACGAGAAACTtttgttttttagaaaaaaaaaaaagagtatgaGTTGAGACCATAAGGGACAAGAATGAAAATAGTGGAATggttaaaagaaagaaataaagcaTAAGTTGAAATCATGTCACTCCTCCCAAAAATCTTTTTTCATCATCTTTCACTTTTTCTATGCTTAGTCCCTAAGActtctcttcttcatcttctaatcTTCTTTTCACATTTTACAACATTCAACTTCCTTACTTCTTTCAATGGATCAAGATTCAGCTCCTTACATctccaaaaaacaaaaaacaaaccATGCAAACTACCCTTGTAAGTTTTACAGTATTTTTCCATTTAAAACTATGCTACTTATTATATTTCTAGTTGCACTTCCACTTTTTCCTTTACAACCTCCTGAAATCATCACCCAAACAGGATATTGGGAACTTGTTCAGCTTATTTTAGTTGGTATAGCTGTTTCTTATGGTTTATTCAGTACAAAAACcgataatgataatgatgatgataacgATGATGATACagaaaatgaatatttatttagttcAAAGATTGATAATGTTCAATCTAGATTACTTGAGGTTTCATCTTTTTTTGAAAACCATCAAGCGTCTGATGAAAACATAGTGAATAATTATCAGTATTGTAGTGGTAAGCCAGTAGTTGTTGTTGCTAAGGAAAATGATGCTATTATTAGTACAAGTTTTGTTGAAAAGCCTTTGCTTTTGCCAATTAGAAGTTTAAAATCCCCTGTTCTTGACCCTATCACAACTACTAATTCACCAAAATCTATGGTTATTGATCAATTTGATCACAAACAGAGTTTTAACAAATCCTCTGTTTCACATCCACCTCCACCACCGCCTCTGCCATCGCCATCATCGATTGTTAAAAAATCTACTTTGTTGAGATCAAGCTCTATAGTAATGGATGATCATAAAGGTTCTTTTGGTAAGGAATTGAGGAGAAGTACTAGGAGTGTTCCATTTGAATTGAGCTCGTATAAAGGGAAGTCTGTTCGAACAATTAGGCCGTTCATAGGGGCTGCAAGAGCCAGATTATATGCTAAAGATTTCGTAAATGGGATTACAGAGGAtgaaagaaacaaagaagttgATACACAGATGCAAGTGTTAGAGCCAGCATTGATGGAGTTC
Proteins encoded in this window:
- the LOC107021823 gene encoding uncharacterized protein LOC107021823; the protein is MDQDSAPYISKKQKTNHANYPCKFYSIFPFKTMLLIIFLVALPLFPLQPPEIITQTGYWELVQLILVGIAVSYGLFSTKTDNDNDDDNDDDTENEYLFSSKIDNVQSRLLEVSSFFENHQASDENIVNNYQYCSGKPVVVVAKENDAIISTSFVEKPLLLPIRSLKSPVLDPITTTNSPKSMVIDQFDHKQSFNKSSVSHPPPPPPLPSPSSIVKKSTLLRSSSIVMDDHKGSFGKELRRSTRSVPFELSSYKGKSVRTIRPFIGAARARLYAKDFVNGITEDERNKEVDTQMQVLEPALMEFSEDEKKTSKSDEDSDDCIEESSENVDEERKCGVDGSSDNVDKKADEFIAKFREQIRLQRIKSIRTSAKQPAKKLIQ